Proteins encoded together in one Telopea speciosissima isolate NSW1024214 ecotype Mountain lineage chromosome 4, Tspe_v1, whole genome shotgun sequence window:
- the LOC122658978 gene encoding LRR receptor-like serine/threonine-protein kinase HSL2 — protein sequence MMQRRQPIFLFSLTLLLSSLSLLPESCLSSYAAEILLLTKNAHLRDSLGHLKDWTLDGHHTPDAQCSWTGIVCDPVTFAVVSIELSRFNLSGNFPSGFCRITTLEYLSLADNSLGETLSSPSISPCSHIHHLNLSTNFFSGKLPDLTPPFTNLRSLDLSHNNFSGVLPPCITALKRLHKLDIQQNYLSGEIPSDVSSWTELTELNLSRNRISGLIPSGLGNLPKLTFLDLSENQLSGGIPTELANLKLLDKFNLSFNNLSGPIPRAFNNSFYIMSFFGNPNLCSPVDLKPFPPCPKTKSSSLGTSVLVVAIIVFFLPFILVVSLFLLYKICRIGVTVGGKEKLKPQLKMTTFQLVVEFDEDEILDSLTEDNLIGRGGSGKVYRARLKNGGTVAVKKMWGGVRKAVTERAFRAEVETLGRIRHENIVKLLVTYTGEDCKLLVYEYMEHGSLGDVLHDEEKGLGILLDWRKRFEIAVETAQGLAYLHHDCMPAIVHRDVKPNNILLDAEFRPRVADFGLAKIETGTGTESVMFSRVAGSFGYIAPEYAYTSKVTEKCDVYSFGIVMMELVTGKKPSDSFAGESMDMVKWVTNAATSNSQEPKGGGSINADSCGNMNLLNIIDPRMKVSSHDHEEIKNFLNIALLCTSTYPRNRPSMRSVVELLKETRVN from the exons ATGATGCAACGCCGGCAGCCCATCTTCCTATTCTCACTCACACTGCTCCTCAgcagtctctctctcttaccaGAGAGCTGCCTTTCTTCCTACGCAGCCGAAATCCTACTCTTGACCAAGAATGCTCACCTTCGAGATTCCCTTGGTCATCTCAAAGATTGGACCTTGGATGGGCATCATACCCCCGATGCTCAATGCTCTTGGACTGGCATTGTCTGTGACCCAGTCACATTCGCAGTCGTATCCATAGAGCTCTCCAGGTTCAATCTCTCCGGCAACTTCCCCTCCGGTTTTTGCCGGATTACTACCTTAGAGTACTTATCCTTAGCCGATAACTCTCTCGGAGAGACTCTTTCCTCTCCCTCAATTTCTCCTTGCTCTCATATTCACCATTTGAATCTATCCACTAACTTTTTCTCCGGGAAATTGCCCGACTTAACCCCTCCGTTCACCAACTTGCGCTCCTTGGACCTCTCTCACAACAATTTCTCCGGTGTGCTCCCGCCATGCATAACGGCACTTAAACGATTGCACAAGCTGGACATTCAACAGAACTACTTATCGGGCGAGATCCCAAGCGATGTAAGCAGCTGGACTGAACTGACAGAGCTGAACCTATCGAGAAACAGAATCTCCGGCTTGATTCCTAGCGGCCTTGGAAATCTGCCGAAGCTCACGTTTCTGGACCTCTCCGAGAACCAATTATCCGGAGGGATTCCAACAGAACTAGCGAACTTGAAGCTTCTTGATAAGTTCAATCTCTCCTTCAACAATCTCTCTGGGCCAATCCCTCGTGCCTTTAACAACAGTTTCTATATCATGAGCTTCTTTGGAAACCCTAACCTATGCAGTCCAGTCGACCTAAAACCCTTCCCTCCCTGCCCGAAAACCAAATCGTCATCGTTAGGAACCTCGGTTCTGGTGGTGGCGATAATCGTCTTCTTCTTGCCATTCATACTGGTAGTCTCACTCTTCCTGTTATACAAAATCTGCAGAATTGGAGTAACAGTTGGCgggaaagaaaaattgaaaccGCAATTGAAGATGACGACATTCCAACTGGTGGTAGAGTTCGACGAAGATGAGATATTGGATTCGTTGACGGAGGACAACCTGATAGGAAGGGGCGGATCCGGCAAGGTATACAGGGCAAGATTGAAAAACGGAGGGACTGTGGCGGTGAAGAAAATGTGGGGAGGAGTCAGGAAGGCGGTAACAGAGAGAGCGTTCAGGGCGGAAGTGGAGACGTTAGGGAGGATCAGGCATGAGAATATCGTAAAATTACTGGTTACCTATACGGGGGAGGATTGTAAGCTGTTGGTGTACGAGTACATGGAACATGGGAGCTTGGGAGATGTTTTGCATGATGAGGAGAAAGGTTTGGGTATTTTGCTGGACTGGAGGAAGAGGTTCGAGATAGCAGTTGAGACGGCGCAGGGATTGGCTTATCTACACCACGACTGCATGCCGGCTATCGTACACAGGGATGTTAAGCCCAACAACATATTATTGGATGCGGAGTTCCGTCCCCGTGTGGCGGATTTTGGACTGGCGA aaattgaaaCCGGTACCGGCACGGAAAGTGTAATGTTCTCGCGCGTGGCTGGTTCTTTTGGCTACATTGCACCCG AATACGCCTACACCTCTAAAGTGACGGAGAAGTGTGATGTGTACAGCTTTGGGATTGTAATGATGGAACTGGTGACAGGAAAGAAGCCTAGTGACTCCTTTGCTGGGGAGAGCATGGACATGGTTAAGTGGGTAACTAATGCTGCAACGTCAAACTCTCAAGAACCTAAAGGAGGAGGCAGTATTAATGCTGACAGTTGTGGTAACATGAATTTGCTTAACATTATAGATCCAAGAATGAAAGTTTCATCTCACGATCATGAAGAGatcaagaatttcttgaacATCGCTCTTCTCTGTACTTCTACTTATCCAAGGAACAGACCATCCATGAGAAGTGTCGTTGAGCTGCTTAAGGAGACCAGAGTTAATTGA
- the LOC122657599 gene encoding tubulin alpha chain, which produces MRECISIHIGQAGIQVGNACWELYCLEHGIQPDGQMPSDKTVGGGDDAFNTFFSETGAGKHVPRAVFVDLEPTVIDEVRTGTYRQLFHPEQLISGKEDAANNFARGHYTIGKEIVDLCLDRIRKLADNCTGLQGFLVFNAVGGGTGSGLGSLLLERLSVDYGKKSKLGFTVYPSPQVSTSVVEPYNSVLSTHSLLEHTDVAVLLDNEAIYDICRRSLDIERPTYTNLNRLVSQVISSLTASLRFDGALNVDVTEFQTNLVPYPRIHFMLSSYAPVISAEKAYHEQLSVAEITNSAFEPSSMMAKCDPRHGKYMACCLMYRGDVVPKDVNAAVATIKTKRTIQFVDWCPTGFKCGINYQPPTVVPGGDLAKVQRAVCMISNSTSVAEVFSRIDHKFDLMYAKRAFVHWYVGEGMEEGEFSEAREDLAALEKDYEEVGAESAEGEDGDEGDEY; this is translated from the exons ATGAGAGAGTGCATTTCGATCCACATTGGTCAGGCCGGTATCCAGGTCGGCAATGCATGCTGGGAACTTTACTGCCTCGAGCATGGCATCCAG CCTGATGGCCAAATGCCAAGTGACAAAACTGTTGGTGGGGGAGACGATGCCTTCAACACTTTTTTCAGCGAAACTGGTGCTGGAAAGCATGTGCCCCGTGCTGTCTTTGTAGATCTAGAGCCCACTGTTATTGACGAAGTGAGGACTGGAACGTACCGCCAGCTCTTCCACCCAGAACAGCTCATCAGTGGCAAGGAAGATGCTGCAAACAACTTCGCCCGTGGCCACTATACCATTGGGAAAGAGATTGTTGACCTTTGCTTGGACCGCATCCGGAAGCTTGCGGACAACTGCACCGGCCTCCAAGGTTTCCTGGTTTTCAATGCTGTTGGTGGTGGCACTGGATCTGGTCTTGGTTCCCTTCTCTTGGAGCGTCTTTCTGTTGATTATGGAAAGAAATCAAAGCTTGGCTTCACTGTTTACCCTTCTCCCCAGGTCTCAACCTCAGTTGTTGAGCCCTACAACAGTGTCCTCTCGACCCATTCCCTTCTCGAGCACACTGATGTTGCCGTTCTCTTGGACAATGAGGCTATCTATGATATTTGCAGGCGCTCCCTCGACATTGAACGACCAACATACACCAACCTCAACCGCTTGGTTTCTCAG GTCATCTCATCGTTGACTGCATCTCTGAGGTTCGATGGTGCCCTCAATGTCGATGTGACGGAGTTTCAGACTAATTTGGTTCCCTACCCCAGGATCCACTTCATGCTCTCGTCTTATGCACCTGTGATCTCGGCTGAGAAGGCTTACCACGAGCAGCTCTCAGTAGCGGAGATCACAAACAGTGCTTTTGAGCCGTCGTCTATGATGGCCAAGTGTGATCCTCGCCACGGGAAATACATGGCTTGCTGCCTGATGTACCGTGGTGATGTTGTGCCCAAGGATGTCAATGCTGCTGTGGCGACCATCAAAACTAAGCGTACGATTCAGTTTGTTGATTGGTGCCCTACTGGATTCAAGTGTGGAATCAACTACCAGCCACCGACTGTTGTTCCAGGAGGTGACCTGGCTAAGGTTCAGAGGGCTGTTTGCATGATCTCCAACTCAACCAGTGTTGCAGAGGTGTTCTCCCGGATTGACCACAAGTTCGATCTTATGTATGCCAAGCGTGCCTTTGTGCATTGGTATGTCGGTGAGGGAATGGAAGAGGGAGAATTCTCTGAAGCTCGTGAAGATCTTGCTGCCCTGGAGAAGGATTACGAGGAGGTTGGTGCCGAGTCTGCCGAGGGagaagatggtgatgagggAGATGAGTATTGA